In Stegostoma tigrinum isolate sSteTig4 chromosome 12, sSteTig4.hap1, whole genome shotgun sequence, the following proteins share a genomic window:
- the nit2 gene encoding omega-amidase NIT2 isoform X1: MTENMSGAATKFRLALIQLKVSSLKASNLSKVRTLVKEAALKGAKVVALPECYNSPYGTNYFPEYAEKIPGESTQMLSEVAKEHGIHLIGGSIPEEDAGKLYNTCTVFAPNGSMLLKYRKIHLFDIDVPGKICFRESKTLSPGNTLSTFDTPYCKVGIGICYDMRFAELAQIYSKRGCQLLVYPGAFNMTTGPAHWELLQRARAVDNQVYVATVSPARNENDSYVAWGHSSVVNPWGEVVTKAGHTETIVYADIDLNYLADIREQIPILKQKRHDLYNVQAMQD, from the exons AATTCCGTCTGGCACTTATTCAACTCAAAGTGTCCTCTCTGAAAGCCAGTAACCTCAGCAAAGTCCGAACATtggtgaaggaagcagcattGAAGGGGGCGAAGGTTGTAGCACTCCCT GAATGTTACAATTCTCCATATGGAACAAATTATTTCCCAGAGTATGCAGAAAAAATCCCAGGCGAGTCAACCCAAATGTTGTCTGAAGTAGCAAAGGAACATGGGATTCACCTTATTGGAG GTTCCATTCCAGAGGAAGATGCTGGGAAGCTTTACAACACCTGCACAGTGTTTGCACCAAATGGATCCATGTTGTTGAAATACAGAAAG ATTCACTTGTTTGATATTGATGTACCCGGGAAAATCTGTTTCCGGGAATCTAAGACACTTTCTCCTGGGAACACATTATCCACCTTTGATACGC CCTATTGCAAGGTTGGGATCGGGATTTGTTATGATATGAGGTTCGCAGAACTTGCTCAGATTTACTCAAAAAGAG GCTGTCAACTTCTGGTTTATCCAGGAGCGTTTAACATGACAACAGGACCAGCCCATTGGGAGCTCCTGCAAAGGGCAAG GGCTGTTGATAATCAGGTGTACGTAGCAACAGTTTCACCAGCACGAAATGAGAATGATTCCTATGTGGCCTGGGGTCACAGCAGTGTAGTAAATCCATG GGGTGAAGTTGTAACCAAGGCTGGTCATACCGAGACTATTGTTTATGCAGATATAG atTTGAATTACCTTGCGGACATTCGTGAACAGATACCAATCCTAAAGCAGAAACGACATGATCTTTATAATGTGCAGGCAATGCAAGATTAA
- the nit2 gene encoding omega-amidase NIT2 isoform X2 — protein MTENMSGAATKFRLALIQLKVSSLKASNLSKVRTLVKEAALKGAKVVALPECYNSPYGTNYFPEYAEKIPGESTQMLSEVAKEHGIHLIGGSIPEEDAGKLYNTCTVFAPNGSMLLKYRKIHLFDIDVPGKICFRESKTLSPGNTLSTFDTPYCKVGIGICYDMRFAELAQIYSKRGCQLLVYPGAFNMTTGPAHWELLQRARAVDNQVYVATVSPARNENDSYVAWGHSSVVNPWGEVVTKAGHTETIVYADIV, from the exons AATTCCGTCTGGCACTTATTCAACTCAAAGTGTCCTCTCTGAAAGCCAGTAACCTCAGCAAAGTCCGAACATtggtgaaggaagcagcattGAAGGGGGCGAAGGTTGTAGCACTCCCT GAATGTTACAATTCTCCATATGGAACAAATTATTTCCCAGAGTATGCAGAAAAAATCCCAGGCGAGTCAACCCAAATGTTGTCTGAAGTAGCAAAGGAACATGGGATTCACCTTATTGGAG GTTCCATTCCAGAGGAAGATGCTGGGAAGCTTTACAACACCTGCACAGTGTTTGCACCAAATGGATCCATGTTGTTGAAATACAGAAAG ATTCACTTGTTTGATATTGATGTACCCGGGAAAATCTGTTTCCGGGAATCTAAGACACTTTCTCCTGGGAACACATTATCCACCTTTGATACGC CCTATTGCAAGGTTGGGATCGGGATTTGTTATGATATGAGGTTCGCAGAACTTGCTCAGATTTACTCAAAAAGAG GCTGTCAACTTCTGGTTTATCCAGGAGCGTTTAACATGACAACAGGACCAGCCCATTGGGAGCTCCTGCAAAGGGCAAG GGCTGTTGATAATCAGGTGTACGTAGCAACAGTTTCACCAGCACGAAATGAGAATGATTCCTATGTGGCCTGGGGTCACAGCAGTGTAGTAAATCCATG GGGTGAAGTTGTAACCAAGGCTGGTCATACCGAGACTATTGTTTATGCAGATATAG